A genomic region of Rhodothermia bacterium contains the following coding sequences:
- a CDS encoding dipeptidase: MQKALKYAADHAEQQVSELLEWLRIPSVSADSNHTEDVKKAAEWLASNLRGIGMSHVEIMPTPGHPVVFAEHIRDANLPTVLVYGHYDVQPPDPLELWDSPPFEPVIKDGLIYARGSCDDKGQAFMHVKAAEAWLKGEGQLPVNLKFIIEGEEEVGSAHLSQFLEANQEKLAADIVVISDTSLFAEDVPSITYGLRGLAYVEVELTGPNRDLHSGVYGGGIHNPLNELCRLINNLHDADHRVTLPGFYDAVRTLSDEERAGFASLPFDEAAWKEEVDVAETRTEAGYSLLEGITARPTLDLNGIWGGYQGEGAKTVLPAKAGAKISCRLVPDQQPDEVAEMLRKYFEENTPPTMKLKFTALHGGHAAMVDIHHPAMQAASEAMEGVYGRKPVFTREGGSIPIVADFKNILGLNTVLMGFGLDSDAIHSPNEKYGIDRFHKGIEASVRFMEAFAKR; this comes from the coding sequence ATGCAAAAAGCCTTAAAATACGCCGCTGATCATGCAGAACAGCAGGTTTCAGAACTTCTCGAATGGCTTCGGATCCCTTCGGTGAGTGCAGACTCTAACCATACCGAGGACGTAAAGAAAGCCGCTGAATGGTTAGCAAGCAACCTACGGGGCATTGGTATGTCCCACGTTGAAATTATGCCAACCCCCGGACATCCGGTGGTCTTTGCCGAGCATATCCGTGATGCCAACTTACCGACCGTTTTGGTCTATGGCCACTACGACGTTCAACCGCCAGATCCGTTGGAATTGTGGGATTCCCCGCCTTTTGAACCTGTTATCAAAGATGGTTTGATTTATGCACGCGGCTCTTGCGACGACAAAGGGCAGGCGTTTATGCACGTAAAAGCCGCTGAAGCATGGTTAAAAGGTGAAGGACAATTACCTGTCAACCTCAAATTCATCATTGAAGGCGAAGAGGAAGTTGGATCTGCGCACCTTTCGCAATTCCTCGAAGCAAACCAAGAAAAGTTGGCCGCCGATATTGTGGTGATTTCTGATACTTCCCTTTTTGCCGAAGATGTGCCCAGCATCACATATGGATTACGTGGTCTTGCTTATGTAGAAGTTGAACTTACTGGCCCAAATCGCGATTTACACTCTGGCGTCTATGGCGGCGGTATCCATAACCCATTGAATGAATTGTGCCGATTGATCAACAACCTACATGATGCCGACCACCGCGTCACCTTACCCGGCTTTTACGACGCCGTTCGCACCCTTTCGGATGAAGAACGTGCTGGATTTGCGTCTCTACCTTTTGATGAGGCCGCTTGGAAAGAAGAAGTTGATGTGGCTGAAACCCGAACCGAAGCCGGTTATTCCCTCCTCGAAGGCATCACCGCACGCCCTACCTTAGACCTCAATGGCATTTGGGGCGGCTATCAAGGCGAAGGAGCCAAAACCGTCCTCCCGGCCAAAGCTGGTGCAAAAATCTCCTGCCGCTTGGTTCCAGACCAACAACCAGACGAGGTGGCCGAGATGCTGCGCAAGTACTTTGAAGAAAATACACCACCTACCATGAAACTTAAATTCACGGCCTTACACGGTGGCCATGCCGCTATGGTGGACATACACCACCCCGCTATGCAAGCCGCAAGCGAGGCAATGGAAGGGGTCTATGGCCGCAAGCCCGTCTTCACCCGTGAGGGTGGCTCTATCCCCATTGTGGCAGATTTTAAAAACATTTTAGGGCTGAATACTGTTCTCATGGGCTTTGGCTTAGATTCCGATGCCATCCACTCGCCCAATGAAAAATACGGCATAGACCGCTTCCATAAAGGCATTGAAGCCAGTGTACGTTTTATGGAAGCTTTCGCTAAGCGATAA
- a CDS encoding pyridoxamine 5'-phosphate oxidase family protein — translation MHTPNPKSKKNTVIRLPERGHYDRETIYRIVDEALIGHVGFVIDDQPMVIPTLIARDGDDLLLHGSSASRMMRHIAAGEPVCITVTHTDALILARSAFHHSVNYRSAMLFGKGGKIENPEEKMRFTALFMERLIPHRWDDSRIPNEKELKATMIVRINIEQASAKIRNAGVKDDQEDLDLPYWAGILPIQTVYGPPIKDEALPDHIPVPDYVLSYGRK, via the coding sequence ATGCACACCCCTAACCCAAAGTCAAAAAAAAACACCGTTATCCGCCTCCCTGAAAGAGGCCACTACGACCGCGAAACCATTTACCGGATCGTGGACGAAGCCTTGATCGGACATGTAGGATTTGTGATTGACGACCAACCGATGGTGATCCCCACGCTCATTGCAAGGGACGGAGACGATCTCCTACTGCATGGTTCGTCCGCAAGTCGGATGATGCGGCACATCGCTGCTGGCGAGCCCGTTTGTATTACCGTCACCCATACCGATGCGTTAATTCTGGCAAGGTCTGCCTTTCACCACTCCGTTAATTATCGCTCGGCAATGTTATTCGGCAAGGGCGGTAAAATTGAAAACCCAGAGGAAAAAATGCGCTTCACGGCTCTTTTTATGGAGCGCCTTATTCCCCACCGATGGGACGACTCCCGCATCCCAAATGAAAAAGAGCTAAAGGCCACCATGATTGTACGAATTAATATTGAACAAGCATCCGCAAAGATTAGAAATGCAGGTGTAAAGGATGATCAAGAAGACCTTGACTTACCTTATTGGGCAGGAATTCTTCCGATCCAAACCGTTTATGGCCCACCTATCAAGGACGAAGCCCTACCGGATCACATTCCCGTGCCGGACTATGTCCTGTCTTATGGCCGTAAATAA